A genome region from Haloarcula rubripromontorii includes the following:
- a CDS encoding twitching motility protein PilT yields the protein MTGGDIPANPSVLNTTVLSNFAYIDQLWVVAGLSGICTVPVVREELEHGIDNHPYLQEALDTLDDEIPVATISDTVANREAVVGGHLDPGEAQAFALADAHDGRLLTDDGDARSFAKDQGVTVVGSVGVLLAAIDAGKIDESTADEWLSTWIDEIGYYVPYRTISEYR from the coding sequence ATGACCGGTGGTGATATTCCAGCGAATCCGAGCGTCTTGAACACGACTGTCCTCTCGAATTTTGCGTACATCGATCAGCTGTGGGTAGTTGCTGGCCTCTCTGGAATCTGTACGGTACCAGTCGTGCGTGAGGAGCTCGAACACGGCATCGATAATCACCCATATCTCCAGGAAGCACTCGATACGCTTGATGACGAAATCCCAGTCGCGACGATTTCGGATACTGTCGCAAACAGAGAAGCCGTTGTTGGTGGGCATCTCGACCCCGGGGAAGCACAGGCGTTCGCCCTCGCTGACGCACACGACGGTCGACTGCTGACAGACGACGGAGATGCCCGGTCGTTTGCGAAAGACCAGGGTGTGACCGTTGTCGGGTCGGTTGGCGTTCTGTTGGCTGCAATCGATGCTGGGAAGATCGATGAATCAACCGCTGATGAGTGGCTGTCGACGTGGATCGACGAGATCGGCTACTACGTCCCGTATCGAACGATCTCGGAATATCGATGA
- a CDS encoding UPF0175 family protein, whose product MARITGSYPDDLDLLIEGAVEAGVFGGKSDALREFVREYFEDHENERIAAAVALYERERITLGDAARLADVDRWTMRDILREHGVELRLGLVDEDDAAYEVEAASELEFDDEDSGNEGSSAK is encoded by the coding sequence ATGGCAAGAATTACCGGCTCCTATCCAGATGACCTTGACCTCCTCATCGAGGGTGCTGTCGAGGCTGGTGTGTTTGGGGGCAAGAGCGATGCGTTGCGAGAATTCGTGCGTGAATACTTTGAAGACCACGAGAACGAACGTATTGCAGCTGCCGTCGCCCTCTACGAACGCGAGCGGATCACGCTCGGTGATGCCGCGAGACTTGCTGATGTCGACCGGTGGACGATGCGTGACATCCTCCGTGAGCACGGTGTTGAACTCCGCCTCGGACTTGTTGACGAAGACGACGCAGCGTACGAGGTGGAGGCAGCAAGCGAACTCGAATTCGATGATGAGGACTCGGGCAACGAGGGATCGTCTGCGAAATGA
- a CDS encoding transposase: MAMPPESRRTVFRQIAHCSYVDWPTYGSSPLFDRSSLPALESDVRVVAKTWFQQDEHEGVEPFVHTLPLAYVQFDPHDRYAGSTSYEMETLFRLFLLKECYGWNHETALVEYLTQHPDFSEQIGLESVPAQSTLWRSWHHRFTADLRDTVETTARTILIKAQNAGVAVPREPARKLRYHGSESGESEPDDQTALEQAEKITDHVSRIVFPALSLDRGDGCGIHENAYWDLQTYLGLRERLAANEGARSFVIESSRDRTPLGHAHREHIRDLAISEIREMYRQAINRLLSEVAETEQFFRAGIVAIDITEANPFTGDRTGHEDEILGTKKKNDEYAYQWATVQLVGNAVPIVLDARPVRKGESRLEIVEDLLNSAEEMVHVDNVLMDREFDSQHILEMLSQRGLSYVVPKRMQTSEKAQAKRLLQSGQDRYETDRKLHLGKNEWHETTLIYRRKEDSEHDDHQQYSVFMTNCGSGHLTEYGYRWEIESGYRSIKRFMAATTSKDFGLRFFYFAFACLLYSIWRAVDLLVQVALTSEYGHSPMVTADNTLTLLKKETGIG, encoded by the coding sequence ATGGCTATGCCCCCCGAGTCGCGTCGAACAGTCTTTCGCCAAATAGCTCATTGTTCCTATGTCGATTGGCCAACGTATGGGTCTAGCCCGCTGTTCGATCGTTCGTCGCTTCCCGCACTGGAGTCGGATGTCCGCGTGGTCGCAAAAACGTGGTTCCAACAAGACGAACACGAGGGCGTTGAACCATTCGTCCACACATTACCGCTTGCATACGTCCAGTTCGATCCCCACGACCGGTATGCAGGATCGACGAGCTACGAGATGGAGACACTATTTCGCTTGTTCCTGCTGAAAGAATGCTATGGCTGGAACCACGAGACGGCCCTCGTCGAATACCTCACCCAGCACCCTGATTTCAGCGAACAGATCGGCTTGGAGTCGGTCCCCGCTCAGTCAACCCTGTGGCGCAGTTGGCACCATCGCTTCACTGCAGATCTCCGGGACACGGTCGAAACCACAGCGCGAACGATCCTCATCAAAGCCCAGAATGCGGGTGTCGCGGTTCCGCGTGAGCCGGCACGAAAGCTCCGATACCACGGGAGTGAGTCTGGTGAGTCAGAACCGGACGACCAAACTGCGTTAGAGCAGGCAGAGAAGATCACCGACCACGTCAGTCGCATTGTCTTCCCAGCACTCTCGCTGGATCGTGGGGACGGCTGCGGGATACATGAGAACGCGTACTGGGATCTGCAGACGTACCTGGGGCTTCGCGAGCGGTTGGCTGCGAACGAAGGGGCTCGCAGTTTTGTCATTGAGTCATCCCGTGACCGAACCCCGCTGGGACACGCTCACCGAGAGCATATTCGCGATCTCGCAATTTCAGAGATTCGTGAGATGTACCGACAGGCCATTAATAGGCTCCTAAGCGAAGTTGCGGAGACAGAGCAGTTCTTTCGAGCGGGCATCGTCGCGATCGACATCACTGAAGCAAATCCCTTCACCGGCGACAGGACCGGGCACGAGGACGAGATCCTCGGGACGAAGAAGAAGAACGACGAGTATGCCTACCAGTGGGCGACAGTCCAATTAGTCGGCAACGCCGTCCCGATCGTGCTTGACGCACGGCCAGTTCGGAAGGGTGAATCTCGCTTAGAAATCGTCGAGGACCTCTTGAACTCTGCTGAGGAGATGGTTCACGTCGATAACGTGCTGATGGACCGGGAGTTCGATAGCCAGCACATCTTAGAGATGCTCAGCCAGCGTGGGCTCTCCTACGTCGTTCCCAAGCGGATGCAGACCAGCGAGAAGGCCCAGGCGAAGCGGTTGCTCCAGAGCGGTCAAGACCGCTATGAGACCGACCGGAAGCTCCACCTCGGCAAGAACGAGTGGCACGAGACGACGCTGATCTATCGTCGAAAAGAAGATTCAGAGCACGACGACCATCAACAATATTCGGTGTTCATGACGAATTGCGGGAGTGGTCACCTCACGGAGTACGGCTATCGCTGGGAGATTGAGAGTGGGTACAGGTCGATCAAACGGTTCATGGCTGCCACCACGTCGAAGGATTTCGGGCTGCGATTCTTCTACTTCGCGTTCGCGTGTCTGCTGTACTCTATCTGGCGAGCCGTCGACTTGCTCGTCCAGGTTGCGTTGACTAGTGAGTACGGGCACTCGCCGATGGTGACGGCAGATAACACATTGACGCTGCTGAAGAAGGAGACCGGAATTGGGTAG
- a CDS encoding digeranylgeranylglycerophospholipid reductase has translation MSNRYDVIIAGAGPAGAQCARDLADRGYDVVVLETEAEDEFPAQSNKSTGGTFASMMTSFGIPDDVVMHATESVVLESPNEHFIQDQPGFVLDFEAFKKFLVEDGRHKGAEYRFDSRVRDPIVEDGNLVGVRYNRDQEVFGEIVIDATGPSAPLAKGLGIANLERENHAIGIEYLFEGVNLNHPDFADLTDAMMLRLDHEYAPGGYSWIFHTGDDTAKVGICYIQNERYQENAIHDRTVDGYLEHWLDTDPRFENARQIAESPVRGSAHVQPPGSMSTDSFMAIGDTVPSVDPVWGEGIYKCMKSARAAAMTADRCLTRTKNISAEEMGVYDDLWNEQVAPRQDRRLMMTRLLYLAPNERYDRLMQDLNKLSRDTLSDINDGSKREIVKLLYPSDLSYLWKYWRETQFGSVSYSS, from the coding sequence ATGTCAAACAGGTATGATGTGATCATCGCTGGAGCAGGTCCAGCGGGGGCGCAGTGTGCACGAGACCTAGCTGACCGTGGGTACGATGTTGTCGTCCTAGAAACCGAAGCAGAAGATGAATTCCCAGCTCAAAGTAACAAATCTACCGGCGGAACGTTTGCGTCAATGATGACCTCCTTCGGCATCCCGGACGACGTCGTTATGCACGCGACTGAATCAGTAGTTCTTGAATCTCCAAATGAACACTTTATCCAGGACCAGCCGGGCTTTGTCTTGGACTTCGAGGCGTTCAAGAAGTTCCTTGTCGAGGATGGTCGTCACAAGGGTGCTGAGTATCGGTTTGATTCTCGTGTTCGTGACCCGATCGTCGAAGATGGTAATCTCGTTGGTGTCCGTTATAACCGTGACCAGGAGGTCTTTGGCGAAATCGTTATTGATGCTACGGGTCCGTCTGCGCCACTGGCTAAAGGTCTGGGGATAGCCAATCTTGAGCGGGAGAACCACGCGATTGGTATTGAATACTTATTCGAAGGCGTCAATCTCAATCATCCCGATTTTGCTGATCTCACTGACGCGATGATGTTGCGGTTGGACCACGAGTACGCCCCTGGAGGTTATTCGTGGATCTTCCATACGGGTGACGACACAGCAAAAGTCGGTATCTGTTACATCCAGAATGAACGCTATCAAGAAAACGCCATTCACGATCGCACCGTCGACGGGTATCTTGAACATTGGCTTGATACTGACCCACGGTTCGAGAACGCCAGACAAATCGCAGAGAGTCCAGTTCGGGGATCAGCACATGTACAGCCCCCCGGATCGATGAGTACTGATTCATTTATGGCGATCGGTGATACTGTCCCATCGGTTGATCCTGTCTGGGGAGAGGGAATCTACAAGTGTATGAAATCAGCTCGCGCAGCTGCAATGACAGCCGACCGCTGTCTGACGAGGACGAAAAACATCTCTGCTGAGGAGATGGGAGTCTACGACGACCTATGGAACGAGCAAGTTGCCCCCAGACAAGACCGTCGATTGATGATGACGAGGTTGCTATACCTTGCACCAAACGAACGGTACGACCGACTCATGCAAGATCTGAACAAGCTTTCTCGAGATACCCTTTCAGATATTAACGATGGCAGCAAGCGGGAAATTGTAAAACTGCTGTATCCTAGTGATCTATCCTACCTCTGGAAATACTGGCGAGAAACACAGTTTGGGAGTGTCTCTTACTCCAGCTAA
- a CDS encoding DMT family transporter — MHPYVLLAGAILSELFGTTALKLSDGFSQPVPSIGVVLGYGAAFYLLSLTLEELPMGVVYGTWAALGIVGVAGIGAVIFDEPVDLAGLLGIGLIIGGVYFVNVVSQMSAH; from the coding sequence ATGCATCCATACGTACTGCTCGCTGGTGCAATACTCTCCGAATTATTCGGGACAACTGCCCTCAAACTCTCCGATGGGTTTTCACAACCGGTTCCCAGTATCGGGGTTGTCCTCGGATATGGGGCAGCGTTCTATCTACTATCCCTGACGTTAGAGGAATTACCGATGGGTGTCGTCTATGGGACATGGGCAGCATTGGGTATTGTCGGTGTAGCAGGTATCGGGGCCGTTATTTTTGATGAACCAGTTGATCTGGCAGGCCTTCTCGGAATTGGCCTCATTATCGGTGGCGTCTACTTCGTCAACGTGGTGTCACAGATGTCTGCCCACTAA
- a CDS encoding TrmB family transcriptional regulator, whose product MTELGELGLSSYEEKVYRTLLVTGAVTAAELSDTSGVPKGRIYDVLNGLEARKLIWRQSSDPNRYVAVQPETVVDRLLAERAYELKQEWDRYREKAETVRSNLLPTPPTESSFWLGSLGSDEMSTALQQHMRTAENVVKATVGPPYEDATWETLQSEVEGFFEGANTDLSVDLLFSEKAVTVLPDRFPHLIENQPANITVRTTPEIALSFDIVDNVETTIDVLHPVSGEDRIGVIGIKDSQVVSEFEQYFQRLWTDAVPLLE is encoded by the coding sequence ATGACGGAATTGGGCGAGCTTGGACTCTCAAGTTATGAGGAGAAGGTATATCGAACCCTTCTCGTAACAGGAGCAGTGACGGCAGCTGAACTCTCTGATACTAGTGGAGTCCCAAAAGGCCGTATCTACGACGTACTAAACGGCCTTGAAGCTCGCAAGTTGATTTGGAGACAGTCAAGCGACCCAAATCGGTACGTGGCCGTACAGCCAGAAACCGTCGTCGACAGGCTTCTGGCTGAACGAGCGTATGAACTGAAACAAGAGTGGGATCGTTACCGCGAGAAAGCAGAAACAGTTCGTTCGAACCTTTTGCCGACACCACCAACAGAGAGTAGTTTCTGGCTTGGATCGCTCGGGAGTGACGAAATGAGTACAGCGCTCCAGCAGCATATGCGAACCGCGGAGAATGTTGTCAAAGCAACTGTCGGGCCTCCCTACGAGGATGCGACGTGGGAGACACTCCAATCTGAAGTGGAAGGCTTTTTCGAGGGTGCTAATACGGATTTGTCTGTTGACCTCCTCTTCAGTGAAAAAGCAGTTACCGTACTCCCCGACCGATTCCCACATCTAATTGAAAACCAGCCCGCAAACATAACTGTCAGAACGACTCCTGAGATTGCGCTTTCGTTTGATATCGTGGACAATGTGGAGACGACGATCGATGTGCTACATCCAGTATCTGGCGAAGACAGGATCGGTGTGATCGGGATCAAAGATTCGCAAGTAGTCTCCGAGTTTGAGCAGTACTTCCAACGACTGTGGACCGATGCTGTTCCCCTCCTTGAGTGA
- a CDS encoding transposase, translating into MVATRESRCSVFRRIAHHQHVEWPTYDSTPLYDRTSLAGLESDVRVVSSAWFTHPDHNSLEQLVCSIPLAYFRFEAHDCYGSSTRYEMDTLFRVFVLKELHGWKHETSLVEYLDGHPGLCGRLEFGMVPDQSTLWRSWNERFTRDLRETVQKAARTILIKAQNADVAVPREPERNSRQGHDAADSNPDDQAILNKTGTITKHVSRVAFPAFSLNRVERCEIPENAYWGLQTYLGLRENLAANEGARSFIHESTRDRTPLGHGHRDQIRNLSIEQIREMYRQAVRQLINEIAATEEFFRAGIVAIDITEADPFTGDRTGHEDEIIGTKEKTDEYAYQWATAQLVGNAVPLVLDARPVRKGESRQEIVEDLLDSAEELVHVDNVLMDREFDSQHVLEMISQRGLSYVVPKRMQTSEKAQAKRLLQHGQDRYETDRKLHLGKNEWHETTLVYRRKEDSEHDDHRQYSVFMTNRGSGHLTEYGYRWEIESGYRSIKRFMAATTSKDFGLRFFYFAFACLLYSIWRAVDLLVQVELTGEYEHSPVVTADNTLTLLKKETGIG; encoded by the coding sequence GTGGTCGCGACTCGCGAGTCTCGATGCAGTGTCTTTCGACGAATCGCACACCACCAGCACGTCGAGTGGCCCACATATGACTCGACGCCGCTGTACGATCGAACCTCGCTCGCCGGGTTAGAATCGGACGTTCGAGTCGTCTCGAGTGCCTGGTTTACGCACCCTGATCATAACTCACTCGAACAGCTGGTCTGCTCGATTCCTCTGGCCTACTTCCGCTTCGAAGCCCACGACTGCTACGGAAGTTCGACACGCTACGAGATGGATACCCTCTTTCGCGTGTTCGTGCTGAAAGAACTCCACGGATGGAAGCACGAAACATCTCTCGTCGAGTACCTCGATGGCCACCCTGGACTCTGCGGACGCCTAGAGTTTGGGATGGTGCCCGATCAATCGACACTGTGGCGCAGCTGGAACGAGCGCTTCACGCGAGATCTCCGCGAGACGGTCCAGAAAGCGGCTCGAACGATCCTCATCAAAGCGCAAAACGCAGATGTCGCCGTACCACGCGAACCAGAACGAAATTCCCGTCAAGGCCACGACGCCGCTGATTCGAACCCTGACGACCAGGCCATCCTCAACAAGACAGGGACGATTACCAAGCACGTCAGTCGCGTCGCGTTCCCCGCGTTCTCGCTCAACCGTGTCGAGCGCTGTGAGATTCCCGAGAACGCCTACTGGGGCTTACAGACCTACTTAGGACTCCGTGAGAACTTGGCCGCCAACGAGGGCGCTCGCAGCTTCATCCACGAGTCGACGCGTGATCGAACACCACTCGGGCACGGTCATCGCGACCAGATCCGTAATCTCTCTATCGAGCAGATTCGCGAGATGTACCGACAGGCGGTCCGACAGCTCATCAATGAGATCGCAGCGACGGAGGAGTTCTTCCGCGCAGGCATCGTCGCGATCGACATCACGGAGGCCGACCCCTTTACCGGCGACCGCACCGGTCACGAAGACGAGATCATCGGGACGAAGGAGAAGACCGACGAGTACGCCTACCAGTGGGCGACAGCGCAACTAGTCGGCAATGCGGTCCCGCTCGTCCTCGATGCTCGCCCGGTGCGGAAAGGCGAGTCACGCCAAGAGATTGTCGAGGACCTGCTGGATTCGGCTGAAGAACTCGTTCACGTTGATAACGTCCTGATGGACCGGGAGTTCGACAGTCAGCACGTCTTGGAGATGATCAGCCAGCGCGGGCTCTCTTACGTCGTGCCGAAGCGGATGCAGACGAGTGAGAAAGCCCAGGCCAAGCGGTTACTCCAGCATGGTCAAGATCGGTACGAGACCGACCGGAAGCTCCACCTCGGCAAGAACGAGTGGCACGAGACGACGCTGGTCTACCGACGGAAAGAGGACTCAGAGCATGACGATCACCGGCAGTATTCGGTGTTCATGACAAATCGGGGGAGTGGACACCTCACGGAGTACGGCTACAGATGGGAGATTGAGAGCGGGTACAGGTCGATTAAGCGGTTCATGGCTGCGACGACCTCGAAGGATTTCGGGCTCCGGTTCTTCTACTTCGCATTCGCGTGTCTGTTGTACTCTATCTGGCGGGCAGTTGATTTGCTCGTGCAGGTTGAGTTGACCGGAGAGTACGAACATTCGCCGGTGGTGACGGCTGATAACACATTGACGCTGCTGAAGAAGGAGACTGGGATCGGATAG
- a CDS encoding outer membrane protein assembly factor BamB family protein, which translates to MPSRRSFLATSGTLLAGVLAGCSGTILSQSPDGTQWTASVPEPTSLSPPCVTNGWLAVGGYHSSQSGNSQLAVFDATDGTRQWDIDLERITGLTASDGHIYAGERGGPRGAQAQIYAFDASSGEQLWTQAVNNLASALTVSDETLYAANGSLAALETSDGTLRWEQSSIDGIDFTVIAAPDDQLAADDTAVYFGNQGGVVALSPSNGTLLWAWQPEDWPSTTVGPLPVDTHVYVGADGNVAALDRTTGQLQWRSSFGMDARVQGVHKTESSLLVAESTAQAPSGTFGTLYELSLQNGTERYERRFETPVTQTTSTLDRFIVGTDAGQITWVDRLSSFERAQTTISSETFLLGAGDEQVFAQTTNGTIRL; encoded by the coding sequence ATGCCCTCCCGCCGTTCGTTCCTCGCCACTAGTGGTACGCTCTTGGCAGGTGTCCTCGCTGGCTGCTCGGGGACAATTCTTTCACAATCGCCAGATGGGACGCAATGGACCGCATCAGTTCCTGAACCAACATCACTGTCCCCACCCTGTGTAACGAACGGATGGCTTGCAGTTGGTGGGTATCATAGCAGTCAATCTGGGAATAGCCAGCTCGCGGTTTTTGATGCAACAGACGGGACACGACAGTGGGATATTGATCTAGAACGAATAACTGGCCTCACTGCTTCAGATGGACACATCTACGCCGGCGAGAGAGGCGGCCCCCGTGGTGCACAAGCACAGATCTACGCGTTCGATGCATCGAGTGGTGAGCAATTGTGGACACAGGCCGTGAATAACCTCGCTTCAGCGCTCACTGTTTCGGATGAGACCCTCTACGCGGCGAACGGCTCCCTTGCAGCCCTTGAGACGAGTGATGGAACACTTCGCTGGGAGCAGTCGTCGATCGATGGAATCGACTTCACCGTGATTGCCGCACCAGACGACCAACTTGCAGCTGATGATACGGCGGTCTACTTCGGTAACCAAGGAGGCGTCGTCGCACTCTCACCCAGCAACGGAACACTTCTGTGGGCGTGGCAGCCGGAGGACTGGCCGTCAACAACTGTCGGCCCTCTTCCTGTCGATACCCATGTATATGTTGGAGCAGACGGTAACGTCGCCGCACTTGATCGGACAACTGGCCAGCTCCAGTGGCGATCGTCATTTGGAATGGATGCCCGAGTTCAAGGGGTCCACAAAACTGAATCATCCCTTTTAGTTGCAGAGTCGACAGCGCAAGCACCTTCTGGAACTTTTGGGACATTATATGAGCTCTCACTTCAGAACGGTACGGAACGCTATGAGAGACGCTTTGAGACGCCCGTAACACAAACAACTTCGACCTTGGACAGGTTCATTGTCGGAACAGATGCCGGACAGATCACGTGGGTCGATAGACTCTCTTCATTTGAGCGAGCTCAGACGACGATTTCCAGTGAGACATTTCTCCTAGGTGCCGGTGACGAGCAAGTGTTTGCACAAACAACTAACGGAACCATCCGTCTTTAG
- a CDS encoding IS4-like element ISHma1 family transposase yields the protein MRRLTTLFPSEFLEEHAEELGVVEREGKLQIPVLVWALVFGFAAGESRTLAGFRRCYNATADEPISSGGFYHRLTPLLAEYLRDLVERGLDEVAVPDAVDADIDRFRDVMIADGTVLRLHEFLSDEFQARHEEQAGAKLHLLHNATDQTIERIDVTDEKTHDSALFKTGSWLQGRLVLFDRAYFKYRRFALIDENDGYFVSRLKQNANPVITAELREWRGRAIPLEGKQIHDVVDDLSRKYIDVEVEAEFKRGQYEGTRSLDTKRFRVVGVRNEDADDYHLYITNLPREEFLPADLATLYRCRWEVETLFRELKTQYELDEFDTNNPDVVKILLYAALLSLLVSRELLDLVTEQADDEIVFPPERWAATFRSHAQLILHELGEYLGYSPPPLLERLIEDAQKIHQQRPILQETLATATQPRCES from the coding sequence ATGCGTCGGCTCACTACACTGTTTCCCTCTGAGTTCCTCGAAGAGCACGCCGAGGAACTCGGCGTGGTCGAGCGAGAGGGTAAGCTCCAGATTCCTGTCCTCGTGTGGGCGCTCGTGTTCGGCTTCGCCGCAGGCGAGAGCCGAACACTCGCTGGGTTTAGACGCTGCTACAACGCTACAGCTGACGAACCGATCTCTTCTGGCGGCTTCTATCACCGGTTGACACCGTTACTCGCAGAGTATCTCCGCGACCTCGTCGAGCGCGGCCTCGACGAAGTCGCTGTCCCTGATGCTGTTGATGCTGATATCGACCGGTTCAGGGACGTGATGATCGCTGATGGAACGGTGTTGCGGTTGCACGAGTTTCTTTCTGATGAGTTTCAAGCCCGCCACGAGGAGCAGGCTGGAGCGAAGCTCCACCTGCTCCACAACGCTACCGACCAGACCATAGAACGGATCGATGTGACTGATGAGAAAACGCACGACAGCGCGCTATTCAAGACAGGATCGTGGCTGCAAGGACGACTGGTTCTGTTTGATCGAGCGTACTTCAAATACCGCCGCTTTGCGTTGATCGACGAGAACGACGGCTACTTCGTGAGTCGGCTGAAGCAGAACGCAAATCCGGTGATAACGGCGGAATTACGGGAATGGCGCGGCCGCGCCATTCCCTTGGAGGGCAAACAGATCCACGATGTGGTCGATGATCTCTCGCGGAAGTACATCGACGTAGAGGTGGAAGCGGAGTTCAAGCGTGGCCAGTACGAGGGAACCCGGTCGCTGGACACGAAGCGATTTCGCGTCGTCGGCGTCCGCAACGAGGACGCCGACGACTACCACCTATACATCACGAATCTACCGAGAGAGGAGTTTCTCCCGGCGGATCTAGCGACGCTGTATCGGTGTCGATGGGAAGTAGAAACGTTGTTCCGTGAGTTGAAGACGCAGTACGAACTGGACGAATTCGACACGAACAACCCTGATGTCGTGAAGATTCTACTGTACGCAGCGTTGCTGTCACTGCTGGTGAGTCGTGAGTTGTTGGATCTGGTCACTGAGCAGGCCGACGATGAGATCGTGTTTCCGCCGGAACGCTGGGCGGCGACCTTCCGGTCGCACGCCCAGCTCATCCTTCACGAACTCGGTGAGTACCTCGGTTACTCGCCACCGCCGTTGTTGGAGCGGCTAATCGAAGATGCCCAGAAAATCCACCAACAACGACCGATCTTACAAGAGACGCTCGCTACCGCTACACAACCGAGGTGTGAGTCTTAG
- a CDS encoding universal stress protein produces MYDSILVPTDGSEHSDLAIEHALTLATQFDAEVHALFVVEQAGPDGHWDFAVEDQEATGEKVLDAVDAAGDERAVHVERHLRRGTPSEEIVDAATDYEVDLIVMGTQGRTGLSRIATAGSTTERVVRLTEIPTLVVGGAGAETA; encoded by the coding sequence ATGTACGATAGTATCCTCGTTCCGACCGATGGGAGCGAGCACAGCGACCTTGCCATCGAGCACGCGCTGACGCTCGCGACACAGTTCGACGCGGAAGTTCATGCACTATTCGTCGTCGAACAGGCAGGACCGGACGGTCACTGGGACTTTGCCGTCGAGGACCAGGAAGCAACCGGCGAGAAGGTGCTGGACGCGGTGGATGCAGCAGGCGACGAGCGCGCCGTTCACGTCGAGCGCCACTTGCGCCGTGGGACGCCCAGTGAAGAGATCGTCGACGCCGCCACCGACTACGAGGTCGACCTCATCGTCATGGGAACGCAGGGCCGAACCGGCCTCTCACGCATCGCCACCGCCGGTAGCACGACAGAGCGCGTAGTCAGACTGACCGAGATCCCGACGCTCGTCGTTGGCGGTGCGGGCGCCGAAACCGCGTGA
- a CDS encoding type II toxin-antitoxin system PemK/MazF family toxin translates to MPYEQGDVWWGPAPHKSGPSYRPWVIVSDSSHPFAHTECIALAMTTQQHSGAIPVADDGWLEGGSDADAYISPWYTTTIKHRDFDQQQGTLAPSLVAEAVTELHRYTPAPDT, encoded by the coding sequence ATGCCCTACGAACAAGGCGATGTCTGGTGGGGACCTGCGCCACACAAATCTGGACCGTCGTACCGACCGTGGGTCATCGTCAGTGACAGCTCCCACCCGTTCGCACACACGGAATGCATTGCACTCGCGATGACAACACAGCAGCACTCTGGCGCAATCCCTGTCGCAGACGATGGCTGGCTCGAGGGCGGCTCAGATGCCGATGCGTATATTTCGCCGTGGTACACGACGACCATCAAGCATCGTGACTTTGACCAGCAGCAGGGAACCCTTGCACCGTCGCTCGTCGCCGAAGCCGTGACGGAACTCCATCGATACACACCAGCACCCGACACCTGA
- a CDS encoding MarR family transcriptional regulator has product MPIDIDRFEQGSSEDLRSGGRTNAEDILSFLAAHPEQAYTPKEIHEATDVARGSVGVVLSRLEDRDLVRHRGEYWAISDAEDIEKTLSAMATARAATDRLGSEDPEEWGSGIDESEEQE; this is encoded by the coding sequence ATGCCCATCGACATCGACCGCTTCGAGCAAGGATCCAGCGAGGACCTCCGCTCGGGCGGCCGGACGAACGCTGAGGACATCCTCTCGTTTCTGGCGGCCCACCCAGAGCAAGCGTACACGCCCAAGGAAATTCACGAGGCGACGGATGTTGCCCGTGGGAGCGTTGGTGTTGTTCTGTCACGGCTCGAAGACCGTGACCTCGTGCGACATCGTGGTGAGTACTGGGCCATCAGTGATGCCGAGGACATCGAGAAGACGCTCAGTGCGATGGCCACGGCTCGTGCAGCGACTGATCGTCTCGGTTCCGAAGATCCCGAGGAGTGGGGGTCTGGCATCGACGAATCTGAGGAGCAGGAGTGA
- a CDS encoding ribbon-helix-helix domain-containing protein: protein MSDVDTANSGDEPEMVQINLRLSKAFLEDIDATWQEEGFNSRSEFLRHAARDAVKHPAFSREGWKQIAASEHDLRSGDAELVSREEVMQMMDQDEDDE, encoded by the coding sequence ATGTCTGATGTAGATACAGCAAACAGTGGTGATGAGCCCGAGATGGTCCAAATCAACCTGCGACTGAGTAAGGCATTCCTCGAGGATATCGATGCCACGTGGCAGGAGGAGGGATTCAATTCCCGCAGTGAGTTCCTTCGGCATGCTGCCCGGGATGCAGTGAAACACCCCGCTTTCTCTCGCGAGGGGTGGAAACAGATTGCAGCAAGCGAACACGACCTGCGGTCCGGTGATGCGGAGTTGGTCTCACGAGAGGAGGTTATGCAGATGATGGACCAGGACGAGGATGACGAGTAG